A portion of the Achromobacter sp. MFA1 R4 genome contains these proteins:
- a CDS encoding FxLYD domain-containing protein, whose product MKADQNAAPGTPRRLARPALAGLALILFAAGGYAAWKYTALGPARQPSGAAVTASAAPPAAEPPATRIVRVSPANTRVIDHVRLTTEELLDPDFALFDAGALKLSAPRRLLDEIERPVLYAELVNTSDRYVALSPRAEIAVFDGSRQLDLRQSWSLPTHLYPGERVPVALTGRVERYSEVKTNWLPAKRAALPGPRPALAVTVENTEAGIGTGTLNFSYRFRYKYVTVHGRVRNDSADDVETVRVWVSLYDAQDQITGATFKELRLPRLPPGDSAPFEVDVKQYGGNFARVGVVYDASTP is encoded by the coding sequence GTGAAAGCTGACCAGAACGCTGCCCCCGGCACGCCCCGGCGCCTGGCGCGGCCCGCCCTGGCCGGCCTGGCGCTGATCCTGTTTGCCGCCGGCGGATACGCCGCCTGGAAGTACACGGCCCTCGGGCCCGCGCGCCAGCCGTCCGGGGCCGCGGTCACGGCCAGCGCCGCGCCGCCGGCGGCCGAGCCGCCCGCCACCCGCATCGTGCGCGTCAGCCCCGCCAATACGCGCGTCATCGACCACGTGCGCCTGACCACCGAAGAGCTGCTGGACCCGGATTTCGCCCTGTTCGACGCCGGCGCGCTCAAGCTGTCGGCGCCGCGCCGGCTGCTTGACGAAATCGAGCGTCCCGTCCTGTATGCGGAACTGGTCAACACCAGCGACCGGTACGTTGCCCTGTCGCCCCGCGCCGAAATCGCGGTGTTCGACGGGTCGCGCCAGCTCGACCTGCGCCAGTCCTGGTCCCTGCCCACCCACCTGTACCCCGGCGAGCGCGTGCCGGTGGCGCTGACCGGACGCGTGGAACGCTATTCGGAAGTCAAGACGAACTGGCTGCCGGCCAAACGCGCCGCCCTGCCCGGCCCCAGGCCCGCGCTTGCCGTGACGGTGGAAAACACCGAGGCCGGCATCGGCACCGGCACGCTGAACTTCAGCTACCGCTTCCGTTACAAGTACGTGACCGTCCACGGCCGGGTTCGCAACGACAGCGCCGACGACGTCGAAACCGTGCGCGTGTGGGTCAGCCTGTACGACGCCCAGGACCAGATCACGGGCGCCACGTTCAAGGAGCTGCGGCTGCCACGCCTGCCGCCCGGCGACAGCGCGCCCTTCGAGGTCGACGTCAAGCAGTACGGGGGCAATTTCGCCCGCGTGGGCGTGGTCTACGACGCCAGCACGCCCTGA
- the acnB gene encoding bifunctional aconitate hydratase 2/2-methylisocitrate dehydratase, which translates to MLDTYRQHVAERAALGIPPLPLTAKQTAELIELLKNPPAGEEQNLVELLTHRVPAGVDDAAKVKASYLAAVALGKEACALISRAKATELLGTMLGGYNIGPLVELLDDAEIGTIAADALKKTLLMFDAFHDVKEKADKGNANAKSVLQSWADAEWFTSRPELPESLTITVFKVPGETNTDDLSPAPDATTRPDIPMHALAMLKNKRDGAAFEPEEDGKRGPVKFIESLKEKGHLVAYVGDVVGTGSSRKSATNSVLWFTGEDIPFVPNKRFGGVCLGNKIAPIFYNTMEDAGALPIELDVSKMEMGDVVELRPYEGKALKNGEVIAEFEVKSDVLFDEVRAGGRIPLIIGRGLTAKAREALGLAPSTLFRLPKDPVDSGRGFTLAQKMVGRACGLPEGRGIRPGTYCEPKMTSVGSQDTTGPMTRDELKDLACLGFSADLVMQSFCHTAAYPKPVDVKTHHTLPEFISTRGGVSLRPGDGVIHSWLNRMLLPDTVGTGGDSHTRFPIGISFPAGSGLVAFAAATGVMPLDMPESVLVRFKGKLQPGVTLRDLVNAIPLYAIKQGLLTVAKQGKKNIFSGRILEIEGLPDLKVEQAFELSDASAERSAAGCSVRLNKEPIIEYINSNIVMLKWMIANGYEDERTLGRRIKAMEAWLADPKLLEPDADAEYAAVIEIDLADVHEPIVACPNDPDDVKTLSEVAGAKIDEVFIGSCMTNIGHFRAASKLLEGKRDIPVKLWVAPPTKMDATQLTEEGHYGVFGTAGARTEMPGCSLCMGNQAQVREGATVMSTSTRNFPNRLGKNTNVYLGSAELAAICSKLGRIPTKDEYMADMGVINKSGDQIYQYLNFDKIADYKDVADVIEV; encoded by the coding sequence ATGCTGGATACTTACCGCCAACACGTTGCCGAACGCGCGGCTCTGGGGATCCCCCCGCTGCCCCTTACGGCCAAACAAACCGCCGAACTGATCGAACTGCTGAAGAACCCGCCCGCCGGCGAAGAACAGAACCTGGTCGAGCTGCTGACGCATCGCGTGCCGGCCGGCGTGGATGACGCCGCCAAGGTCAAGGCTTCCTACCTGGCCGCCGTGGCCCTGGGCAAGGAAGCTTGTGCGCTGATCAGCCGTGCCAAGGCGACGGAACTGCTGGGCACGATGCTCGGCGGCTACAACATTGGCCCGCTGGTCGAACTGCTGGACGATGCGGAAATCGGCACCATCGCCGCCGATGCGCTCAAGAAGACCCTGCTGATGTTCGACGCCTTCCACGACGTCAAGGAAAAGGCTGACAAGGGCAACGCCAACGCCAAGTCCGTGCTGCAAAGCTGGGCCGACGCCGAATGGTTCACCAGCCGTCCGGAACTGCCGGAAAGCCTGACCATCACGGTCTTCAAGGTCCCCGGTGAAACCAACACCGACGACCTGTCGCCCGCGCCCGACGCCACCACCCGTCCCGACATCCCCATGCACGCGCTGGCGATGCTCAAGAACAAGCGCGACGGCGCCGCGTTCGAACCCGAAGAAGACGGCAAGCGCGGCCCGGTCAAGTTCATCGAATCCCTGAAGGAAAAGGGCCACCTGGTCGCCTACGTGGGCGACGTGGTCGGCACGGGTTCGTCGCGCAAGTCGGCCACCAACTCGGTGCTGTGGTTCACCGGCGAAGACATCCCCTTCGTCCCGAACAAGCGCTTTGGCGGCGTGTGCCTGGGCAACAAGATCGCCCCGATCTTCTACAACACCATGGAAGACGCCGGCGCCCTGCCGATCGAACTCGACGTGTCCAAGATGGAAATGGGCGACGTGGTCGAGCTGCGTCCCTATGAAGGCAAGGCGCTCAAGAACGGTGAAGTCATCGCCGAATTCGAAGTCAAGTCCGACGTGCTGTTCGACGAAGTGCGCGCCGGCGGCCGCATTCCGCTGATCATCGGCCGCGGCCTGACCGCCAAGGCGCGCGAGGCCCTCGGCCTGGCGCCGTCCACGCTGTTCCGCCTGCCCAAGGATCCGGTCGACTCCGGCCGCGGCTTCACGCTGGCCCAGAAGATGGTCGGCCGCGCCTGCGGCCTGCCGGAAGGCCGCGGCATCCGCCCGGGCACCTACTGCGAACCGAAGATGACCTCGGTCGGGAGCCAGGACACCACCGGCCCCATGACCCGCGACGAACTCAAGGATCTGGCCTGCCTGGGCTTCTCGGCCGACCTGGTGATGCAGTCGTTCTGCCACACCGCCGCCTACCCCAAGCCCGTGGACGTCAAGACGCACCACACGCTGCCCGAGTTCATCAGCACCCGCGGCGGCGTATCCCTGCGCCCGGGCGACGGCGTGATCCACTCGTGGCTGAACCGCATGCTGCTGCCCGACACCGTTGGCACCGGCGGCGACTCGCACACCCGCTTCCCCATCGGCATCTCCTTCCCCGCCGGCTCGGGCCTGGTGGCGTTTGCCGCCGCCACCGGCGTCATGCCGCTGGACATGCCGGAATCGGTGCTGGTCCGCTTCAAGGGCAAGCTGCAACCCGGCGTCACCCTGCGCGACCTGGTCAACGCCATTCCGCTGTACGCCATCAAGCAAGGCCTGCTGACCGTTGCCAAGCAGGGCAAGAAGAACATCTTCTCCGGCCGCATCCTGGAAATCGAAGGCCTGCCCGACCTGAAGGTCGAACAAGCCTTTGAACTGTCGGACGCTTCCGCCGAACGTTCGGCCGCCGGCTGCTCGGTGCGCCTGAACAAGGAACCGATCATCGAGTACATCAACAGCAACATCGTGATGCTCAAGTGGATGATCGCCAACGGCTACGAAGACGAGCGCACGCTGGGCCGCCGCATCAAGGCCATGGAAGCCTGGCTGGCTGATCCCAAGCTGCTGGAGCCGGACGCCGACGCCGAGTACGCCGCCGTCATCGAGATCGACCTGGCCGACGTGCACGAACCCATCGTCGCCTGCCCGAACGACCCCGACGACGTCAAGACGCTGTCGGAAGTCGCCGGCGCCAAAATCGATGAAGTGTTCATCGGCAGCTGCATGACCAACATCGGCCACTTCCGCGCCGCCTCCAAGCTGCTCGAAGGCAAGCGCGACATCCCGGTCAAGCTGTGGGTCGCTCCCCCGACCAAGATGGACGCCACGCAACTGACCGAGGAAGGCCACTACGGTGTCTTCGGCACCGCCGGCGCCCGCACGGAAATGCCGGGCTGCTCGCTGTGCATGGGCAACCAGGCGCAGGTGCGTGAAGGCGCCACCGTCATGTCGACCAGCACCCGCAACTTCCCGAACCGCCTGGGCAAGAACACCAACGTGTACCTGGGTTCGGCGGAACTGGCCGCCATCTGCTCCAAGCTTGGCCGCATCCCGACCAAGGACGAGTACATGGCCGACATGGGCGTCATCAACAAGAGCGGCGACCAGATCTACCAGTACCTGAACTTCGACAAGATCGCCGACTACAAGGATGTTGCCGACGTGATCGAAGTCTGA